A genome region from Nicotiana tabacum cultivar K326 chromosome 13, ASM71507v2, whole genome shotgun sequence includes the following:
- the LOC142168081 gene encoding putative pectinesterase 8, producing MNIPKGIYFPLSIAIVAILVSISFKILDLDCQLTSIASPGSRSINGVVTAHGRASKEEDSGFAFVNCNVGGSGRIWLGRAWRSFSTVVFANTFMTDIISPDGWNDLNDPSRDQTIFYGEYNCTGAGSNMSQRAPYVQKLNDTQALPFLSSSFIDADQWLQSFSN from the exons ATGAATATTCCAAAAGGCATATATTTCCCTCTTTCCATTGCAATTGTGGCCATTTTGGTATCAATTTCCTTTAAGATATTAGATTTG GACTGCCAATTGACATCAATAGCGAGTCCAGGATCGAGGTCAATAAATGGAGTAGTGACAGCACACGGCAGAGCTTCGAAAGAGGAAGACAGTGGATTTGCGTTCGTAAATTGCAATGTGGGAGGAAGTGGTAGGATTTGGTTGGGCAGAGCATGGAGGTCTTTCTCAACTGTAGTATTTGCCAACACTTTTATGACTGATATTATCTCTCCTGACGGCTGGAACGACCTCAATGACCCTTCAAGAGACCA GACAATCTTCTATGGGGAGTATAATTGCACAGGAGCAGGATCAAATATGTCGCAGAGGGCACCATACGTTCAAAAGCTTAATGACACCCAAGCTCTTCCTTTCCTCAGCTCATCTTTCATTGATGCTGATCAATGGCTACAATCTTTCTCTAACTAG